ATCCTCGACCTGCCGCTGGACCGTGTCAGCGTCAAGGCGACCACCACCGAGGGCATGGGCTTCACCGGCCGCGGCGAAGGCCTGGCGGCCCAGGCCATCGCCGTGGTCGAGACGCCGGCCTGAACGTTTGCGCGAGAGATGGGGACACACACTTACTCTCAAGGCGTTGCCATCTGAACTCAGGTCGTGGTGTGAGTGTGTGTCCCCGACCGCAACGCCGAGTCCTTCGATGTTCCCTCTAGAGATCGAAACCCTGGCCCGCCTGCTGATCGACGAGGCCCGCGCCAAATCCCTGCGGCTGGTCACGGCCGAGAGCTGCACCGGCGGTCTGGTGGCCGGGGCGATCTGCAACATCTCCGGCGCGTCGGACGTCTTCGAGCGCGGCTTCGTCACCTACACCAACCGCGCCAAGTCCGAGATGCTGGGCGTGCCGGGCGACCTGATCGCCGACCACGGGGCGGTGTCCGAAGTGGTGGCGCGGATGATGGCCGAGGGGGCGCTGGAGGCCAGCAACGGCCACGTCGCCGTCTCGATCACCGGCGTGGCGGGACCTGGCGGCGGCTCGCCGCTGAAGCCCGTCGGCACCGTGCATTTCGCCGTGGCCCGCGCCAATCGCTCCGTCGTCCATCGCCACGAGCTGTTCGACGGCGAGACCCGCGAGGGCGTGCAACTGGCCGCCGTCCGCACCGCCCTGGAGATGTTGCGCGAGGCCGTGGCCTAGATGCCCGAGGCCGCCCCCAGCGATTGGCGGCGCTTCGTCGGTCTGGAGCTTTCCCGAGCCGCCCTGGCCAAGGCGGCCGCCCGCAAGACCGAGCTGCGCCACGCCGTGCGGGTCTCGTCGGCGGTCGTGGCCGCCTACGCCCTGGCGACCCTGCTGCGCCTGCCCCAGGGCTATTGGGCGGTGTTCACGGCCGTGATCGTCGTCCAGTCCAGCCTGGGCGCCACGATCACCGCCTCGATCGAGCGGCTGATGGGCACGGTCGTGGGCGCGCTGGCCGGGGCTGGAGCGGCCATGCTGCACGCCCGCTGGCCCGAGGCCGGCGGACCGATTCTGGCGGTCACCGCCGCCCTGCTGGCCTTCCTGGCGGCGGTGCGTCCGGCGTTCAAGGTCGCGCCGGTCACCGCCGTGATCATGCTGATCGGCACGACCACCCATATGGACCCGCTGGTCGCCGCCTTCCTGCGCACGGCCGAGATCACGGTCGGCAGCATCGTCGGCATCGCCGCCACCCTGCTGATCTTTCCGGCCCGGGCCCACGCCTCGGTGGTCGACAACGCCACCAAGGTGGCCGGCCTGCTGGCCGAGTTGCTGGAACACTACGCCCTGAAGCTGAAGGGCGGCGCGACCGAGCTGGAAGCGCGCGACCATTACGACGATACGCTCAAGGCCCTGTCCAAGCTGCAGACGGCGATGACCGAGGCCGATCGCGAGAGCGCCAGCAAGCTGAGCGATCATTCGGTGACCGAGGCCCTGCCCCGCACGCTGTGGCGACTGCGCAACGACAGCGTGATGATCGGCCGGGCGCTGCGCGAGACCTTCCCCTCGCCCGGCCTGGCCCTGCCCTCGGCGGCGATGCTGAACGCCAGCGCGACCTTCCTGCGAGCCTGCGCGGCCCTGCTGTCGGGCGGCCCCCGTCCCGATCGGATCGCCTTCGCCGAGGCGCATCAGGCCTTTCAATCCGCCGTGGAGACCTTGCGAGCCGGCGGCGGCACGCGCGCTCTCGCCTTCGATGACGCGGCCCGGGTGTTCGGCCTGGTGTTCGCGATCGAGAACCTGTTCGGCAATCTCGGCGACTTCGAGGAACGGGTCGAAGAGGCGGCGGGGAAGCGGGACTAACCTCCCTACTTCGCCAAGTACGGCTTGTAGCTCTTTTCCTCAACGATATCGGAGCCGACCAGCAGGTTGATCTGGCGCTTCACGGCGGCGCGCCGGTCGTTGTCGATATAGACGCGGCGGGCCAGCTCGATGAATTTCGGACCGAAGTCCTGGCGGCGTTCGCAGTCGCGCTTGCCGTCCTCGATGTCCCAGAGGGCCGCGTTGATCTCGGTCAGCTGGGTGACCAGGTCCTCAAGCTCCGGCGAGTGCGGCAGGGCGTGGGCGGCGGTCTCCTCCAGCAGGGCCAGCTCGGTCTGGACATTGGCCGCCTTGGCCGGATCGCCGATCCGCAGCGCCTTGACCCGCAGGATGGTGATCTTGTCGATCAGTTCGCCGGCCGAGACGGGCGCGAGGATGGGCATTCAGGAAGCTCCGGCGATCAGGCGTTGCAGGGCGGCGTCCACCACGTCCAGCGGCAGGGCGGCCATGCCCTGTCCGTAGTCTTCCGCGACCAGCAGCTCAAGGCGTCGCGCGGCGGGGCGGAACTTCACGGCCTTGCGATGGTCCTGCTGCAGCGACAGCAACGGCGCGCCGCCGGCCGCCAGCATGTGGCCAGGGCCGGCGTCGTTGGCCACCGCGGCGGTCAGGCGGCCGGCCAGGGCGATGGCCAGCAGCGGGCCCTTCACATCGGGAAAGTCGTCGGTGCGGTCCTTCTCCGGGAACAGCGCCGTGGGAACCGCGTCGCGGGCGATCTGGAGGTCGGGGCCCTCGTCCGGACCGAAGAAGAACACCGCCTTGCGGTCGGCCGCCTCGATGCGGCGGGCCAGTTCGATATAGCGCTCCAGCGGCCAGCGGCGGTCTTGCCCGCCGGCCCCGGGCGCCAGGCCGACATAGACCGGACCGCCGTAGTGGGCGGTCGGCAGCAGGGCGCGGGCCGCGTTGG
The window above is part of the Caulobacter soli genome. Proteins encoded here:
- a CDS encoding CinA family protein; this translates as MFPLEIETLARLLIDEARAKSLRLVTAESCTGGLVAGAICNISGASDVFERGFVTYTNRAKSEMLGVPGDLIADHGAVSEVVARMMAEGALEASNGHVAVSITGVAGPGGGSPLKPVGTVHFAVARANRSVVHRHELFDGETREGVQLAAVRTALEMLREAVA
- a CDS encoding DUF6165 family protein; its protein translation is MPILAPVSAGELIDKITILRVKALRIGDPAKAANVQTELALLEETAAHALPHSPELEDLVTQLTEINAALWDIEDGKRDCERRQDFGPKFIELARRVYIDNDRRAAVKRQINLLVGSDIVEEKSYKPYLAK
- a CDS encoding FUSC family protein is translated as MPEAAPSDWRRFVGLELSRAALAKAAARKTELRHAVRVSSAVVAAYALATLLRLPQGYWAVFTAVIVVQSSLGATITASIERLMGTVVGALAGAGAAMLHARWPEAGGPILAVTAALLAFLAAVRPAFKVAPVTAVIMLIGTTTHMDPLVAAFLRTAEITVGSIVGIAATLLIFPARAHASVVDNATKVAGLLAELLEHYALKLKGGATELEARDHYDDTLKALSKLQTAMTEADRESASKLSDHSVTEALPRTLWRLRNDSVMIGRALRETFPSPGLALPSAAMLNASATFLRACAALLSGGPRPDRIAFAEAHQAFQSAVETLRAGGGTRALAFDDAARVFGLVFAIENLFGNLGDFEERVEEAAGKRD
- a CDS encoding glycosyltransferase family 9 protein, which encodes MAQTILIYSMGEILGDSLIKLPFIAGLREAFPQARITWCAAKGGTMYAGPLKSVVAGYIDEILTDGPTGARPLDALPWVTPFGGRTFDLVIDTQENLRRSLVAKRAVSKGKEGGRFISAALQARQPGWPVAVVDRLARLLFLASDGDGAPRPLALSDPDATNAARALLPTAHYGGPVYVGLAPGAGGQDRRWPLERYIELARRIEAADRKAVFFFGPDEGPDLQIARDAVPTALFPEKDRTDDFPDVKGPLLAIALAGRLTAAVANDAGPGHMLAAGGAPLLSLQQDHRKAVKFRPAARRLELLVAEDYGQGMAALPLDVVDAALQRLIAGAS